The following are from one region of the Heliangelus exortis chromosome 2, bHelExo1.hap1, whole genome shotgun sequence genome:
- the TIMM21 gene encoding mitochondrial import inner membrane translocase subunit Tim21 isoform X1, which yields MLPASLGRAGQRGGRLRVPLGCWLLAPPGWAPPGPGHCPCLCLRWRHQPLGRREPGPLLWAARQRIGTQAGGLRAEKPGEESKGVTVPGDRKEETLLSTVQRVKEAGRDFTYFIVVLVGIGVTGGLFYVIFKELFSSSSPNKIYGDALEKCRSHPKIVAVFGESIKGYGETTRRGRRQLVSHIEYVKDGLKHMRLKFYIEGTESGKRGTVHVEVRENPEGGRLEVRYIFVDVETYPRRTIVVEDNR from the exons ATGCTGCCCGCCTCCCTTGGGCGGGCGGGACAGCGGGGCGGGCGGCTGCGGgtccccctggggtgctggctgCTCGCTCCCCCTGGCTGGGCGCCGCCGGGACCCGGGCActgcccctgcctctgcctgagGTGGCGGCACCAGCCCTTGGGCCGTCGGGAGCCCGGCCCGCTCCTGTGGGCTGCCCGGCAGAGGATCGGTACGCAGGCAGGGGGGCTGAGAGCTGAAAAACCCGGAGAGGAGAGCAAAGGTGTGACCGTGCCGGGGGATCGGAAAGAGGAAACTCTGCTATCGACTGTGCAGAGAG tAAAAGAAGCTGGAAGAGACTTCACCTATTTTATTGTGGTGCTTGTTGGAATTGGTGttacag GTGGTTTGTTCTATGTGATTTTTAAAGAGCTGTTCTCTTCTTCTAGTCCAAATAAGATTTATGGAGATGCCTTGGAGAAATGCAGATCTCATCCCAAG ATAGTTGCTGTTTTTGGCGAGTCTATTAAAGGTTATGGGGAGACCACAAGAAGAGGAAGACGGCAGCTTGTCAG TCACATTGAATATGTAAAGGATGGTCTGAAACACATGCGTTTGAAGTTCTATATTGAGGGCACTGAATCAGGGAAGCGGGGAACAGTCCATGTGGAAGTCAGAGAG AATCCTGAGGGAGGAAGATTGGAGGTCCGCTACATATTTGTGGATGTTGAAACCTATCCTAGAAGAACCATTGTTGTAGAAGACAACAGATGA
- the TIMM21 gene encoding mitochondrial import inner membrane translocase subunit Tim21 isoform X3: MLPASLGRAGQRGGRLRVPLGCWLLAPPGWAPPGPGHCPCLCLRWRHQPLGRREPGPLLWAARQRIGTQAGGLRAEKPGEESKGVTVPGDRKEETLLSTVQRGGLFYVIFKELFSSSSPNKIYGDALEKCRSHPKIVAVFGESIKGYGETTRRGRRQLVSHIEYVKDGLKHMRLKFYIEGTESGKRGTVHVEVRENPEGGRLEVRYIFVDVETYPRRTIVVEDNR, translated from the exons ATGCTGCCCGCCTCCCTTGGGCGGGCGGGACAGCGGGGCGGGCGGCTGCGGgtccccctggggtgctggctgCTCGCTCCCCCTGGCTGGGCGCCGCCGGGACCCGGGCActgcccctgcctctgcctgagGTGGCGGCACCAGCCCTTGGGCCGTCGGGAGCCCGGCCCGCTCCTGTGGGCTGCCCGGCAGAGGATCGGTACGCAGGCAGGGGGGCTGAGAGCTGAAAAACCCGGAGAGGAGAGCAAAGGTGTGACCGTGCCGGGGGATCGGAAAGAGGAAACTCTGCTATCGACTGTGCAGAGAG GTGGTTTGTTCTATGTGATTTTTAAAGAGCTGTTCTCTTCTTCTAGTCCAAATAAGATTTATGGAGATGCCTTGGAGAAATGCAGATCTCATCCCAAG ATAGTTGCTGTTTTTGGCGAGTCTATTAAAGGTTATGGGGAGACCACAAGAAGAGGAAGACGGCAGCTTGTCAG TCACATTGAATATGTAAAGGATGGTCTGAAACACATGCGTTTGAAGTTCTATATTGAGGGCACTGAATCAGGGAAGCGGGGAACAGTCCATGTGGAAGTCAGAGAG AATCCTGAGGGAGGAAGATTGGAGGTCCGCTACATATTTGTGGATGTTGAAACCTATCCTAGAAGAACCATTGTTGTAGAAGACAACAGATGA
- the TIMM21 gene encoding mitochondrial import inner membrane translocase subunit Tim21 isoform X2 → MLPASLGRAGQRGGRLRVPLGCWLLAPPGWAPPGPGHCPCLCLRWRHQPLGRREPGPLLWAARQRIGTQAGGLRAEKPGEESKGVTVPGDRKEETLLSTVQRVKEAGRDFTYFIVVLVGIGVTGGLFYVIFKELFSSSSPNKIYGDALEKCRSHPKIVAVFGESIKGYGETTRRGRRQLVSHIEYVKDGLKHMRLKFYIEGTESGKRGTVHVEVREPQIVFLTES, encoded by the exons ATGCTGCCCGCCTCCCTTGGGCGGGCGGGACAGCGGGGCGGGCGGCTGCGGgtccccctggggtgctggctgCTCGCTCCCCCTGGCTGGGCGCCGCCGGGACCCGGGCActgcccctgcctctgcctgagGTGGCGGCACCAGCCCTTGGGCCGTCGGGAGCCCGGCCCGCTCCTGTGGGCTGCCCGGCAGAGGATCGGTACGCAGGCAGGGGGGCTGAGAGCTGAAAAACCCGGAGAGGAGAGCAAAGGTGTGACCGTGCCGGGGGATCGGAAAGAGGAAACTCTGCTATCGACTGTGCAGAGAG tAAAAGAAGCTGGAAGAGACTTCACCTATTTTATTGTGGTGCTTGTTGGAATTGGTGttacag GTGGTTTGTTCTATGTGATTTTTAAAGAGCTGTTCTCTTCTTCTAGTCCAAATAAGATTTATGGAGATGCCTTGGAGAAATGCAGATCTCATCCCAAG ATAGTTGCTGTTTTTGGCGAGTCTATTAAAGGTTATGGGGAGACCACAAGAAGAGGAAGACGGCAGCTTGTCAG TCACATTGAATATGTAAAGGATGGTCTGAAACACATGCGTTTGAAGTTCTATATTGAGGGCACTGAATCAGGGAAGCGGGGAACAGTCCATGTGGAAGTCAGAGAG cctCAAATTGTTTTCCTTACAGAATCCTGA
- the TIMM21 gene encoding mitochondrial import inner membrane translocase subunit Tim21 isoform X4: MLPASLGRAGQRGGRLRVPLGCWLLAPPGWAPPGPGHCPCLCLRWRHQPLGRREPGPLLWAARQRIGTQAGGLRAEKPGEESKGVTVPGDRKEETLLSTVQRVKEAGRDFTYFIVVLVGIGVTGGLFYVIFKELFSSSSPNKIYGDALEKCRSHPKIVAVFGESIKGYGETTRRGRRQLVRILREEDWRSATYLWMLKPILEEPLL; this comes from the exons ATGCTGCCCGCCTCCCTTGGGCGGGCGGGACAGCGGGGCGGGCGGCTGCGGgtccccctggggtgctggctgCTCGCTCCCCCTGGCTGGGCGCCGCCGGGACCCGGGCActgcccctgcctctgcctgagGTGGCGGCACCAGCCCTTGGGCCGTCGGGAGCCCGGCCCGCTCCTGTGGGCTGCCCGGCAGAGGATCGGTACGCAGGCAGGGGGGCTGAGAGCTGAAAAACCCGGAGAGGAGAGCAAAGGTGTGACCGTGCCGGGGGATCGGAAAGAGGAAACTCTGCTATCGACTGTGCAGAGAG tAAAAGAAGCTGGAAGAGACTTCACCTATTTTATTGTGGTGCTTGTTGGAATTGGTGttacag GTGGTTTGTTCTATGTGATTTTTAAAGAGCTGTTCTCTTCTTCTAGTCCAAATAAGATTTATGGAGATGCCTTGGAGAAATGCAGATCTCATCCCAAG ATAGTTGCTGTTTTTGGCGAGTCTATTAAAGGTTATGGGGAGACCACAAGAAGAGGAAGACGGCAGCTTGTCAG AATCCTGAGGGAGGAAGATTGGAGGTCCGCTACATATTTGTGGATGTTGAAACCTATCCTAGAAGAACCATTGTTGTAG